From a single Thalassospira sp. ER-Se-21-Dark genomic region:
- a CDS encoding TRAP transporter large permease subunit, with product MTGEILSLVMFAVACGVLLLGFPVAFSLAGTGLAFALIGNAMGTFDMPLLGSLPSRYFGVMTNELYVAIPLFVFMGVMLERARIAEKLLTTMGMLFGTMRGGLGISVVIVGMLLAASTGIVGATVVTMGLLSLPAMQKAGYDPKLSTGVICASGTLGQIIPPSIVLVLLGDILQGAYAEAQRALGNWAPEPISVMDLFAGAFIPGIMLVGLYIGWIIIKSLIDPESAPALVEGKRPAGLWGEVLRALLPPALLIVAVLGSILTGIATPTESAAFGSVGATILAAFYRRLDMPVLRHVVRQTVQVSAMVFVILLGASVFSLVFRGLGGDHLVEELLHNLPGGVFSAMLVVMLLMFVMGFFLDFIEIVFVVIPIVGPILLKLDVDPVWLGVMIAINLQTSFLTPPFGFALFYLRGVAPAAIKTWDIYRGIVPFVVIQMLGLCLVAAFPWLATWLPSVLF from the coding sequence ATGACGGGGGAAATTCTTAGCCTGGTGATGTTCGCCGTAGCTTGCGGCGTGCTTCTTCTTGGTTTTCCGGTTGCTTTCTCACTTGCGGGCACCGGTCTTGCTTTTGCGCTTATTGGCAACGCCATGGGCACATTCGATATGCCGCTTCTGGGCTCTTTGCCGTCACGCTATTTCGGTGTGATGACCAACGAGCTTTATGTTGCGATCCCGTTGTTCGTGTTCATGGGCGTCATGCTTGAACGCGCACGGATCGCCGAGAAGCTTCTGACCACCATGGGCATGCTGTTTGGCACCATGCGTGGCGGCCTTGGCATTTCGGTCGTGATCGTTGGTATGTTGCTGGCGGCATCGACCGGTATTGTCGGTGCGACGGTTGTGACCATGGGCTTGCTCAGCCTGCCGGCGATGCAAAAAGCCGGTTATGATCCGAAACTGTCGACCGGTGTGATCTGTGCATCGGGTACGCTGGGTCAGATCATTCCGCCGTCGATTGTTCTGGTTCTGCTGGGTGATATCCTGCAGGGGGCTTATGCCGAAGCGCAGCGTGCGCTGGGCAACTGGGCACCGGAACCGATTTCGGTGATGGATCTGTTTGCCGGTGCCTTCATTCCGGGAATTATGCTGGTTGGGCTTTATATCGGCTGGATCATCATCAAATCCCTGATTGATCCGGAATCAGCACCGGCACTGGTCGAGGGCAAACGCCCGGCAGGCCTTTGGGGTGAAGTACTGCGTGCATTGCTGCCGCCGGCATTGCTGATTGTGGCGGTTCTGGGCTCCATCCTGACCGGGATTGCAACGCCGACGGAATCCGCGGCATTTGGCTCGGTCGGTGCGACCATTCTGGCTGCATTCTATCGCCGCCTTGATATGCCTGTGCTGCGCCATGTGGTGCGCCAGACGGTTCAGGTCAGCGCGATGGTGTTTGTCATCCTTCTGGGTGCGTCGGTGTTCTCGCTGGTGTTCCGTGGTCTGGGTGGTGATCATCTGGTTGAAGAACTGCTGCACAACCTTCCGGGTGGTGTGTTCAGTGCGATGCTGGTCGTGATGTTGCTGATGTTCGTCATGGGCTTCTTCCTCGACTTCATCGAGATCGTGTTCGTTGTGATTCCGATTGTCGGTCCGATCCTGCTTAAGCTTGATGTCGATCCGGTCTGGCTGGGTGTGATGATTGCGATCAACCTTCAGACCAGCTTCCTGACACCGCCATTCGGCTTTGCGCTGTTCTATCTGCGTGGTGTGGCCCCGGCGGCGATCAAGACGTGGGATATCTATCGCGGGATTGTACCGTTCGTGGTTATCCAGATGCTTGGTCTGTGCCTTGTGGCTGCCTTCCCGTGGTTGGCAACCTGGCTTCCGAGCGTTCTGTTCTAA
- a CDS encoding TRAP transporter small permease subunit: MRFLGNFVRAVDSLNDWIGRGVAWLVIPMVVITFLVATLRYGFAVGWVSMQESYMWLYGIMFMVGAGYTLLHGGHVRVDVFYRPASARYKAWVDLFGSLFLLAPVVIMILMYSYPYVVTSWHRLEGSHETGGLPGLFLYKSVILVFGVLMLLQGLSLAARSVLVLTGHKEFEIKEEEHEGV; this comes from the coding sequence GTGAGATTTCTGGGAAATTTCGTCCGCGCCGTCGACAGTCTTAATGACTGGATCGGACGCGGAGTAGCCTGGCTGGTGATCCCCATGGTGGTGATCACATTTTTGGTGGCAACGTTGCGTTATGGCTTTGCGGTCGGCTGGGTGTCGATGCAGGAAAGCTATATGTGGCTTTACGGCATCATGTTCATGGTCGGCGCGGGTTACACGCTGCTGCATGGGGGGCATGTGCGTGTTGACGTTTTCTATCGTCCGGCATCTGCGCGCTACAAGGCATGGGTAGACCTTTTTGGTTCGCTGTTCCTGCTTGCGCCCGTTGTCATCATGATCCTGATGTACAGCTATCCTTACGTTGTCACGAGCTGGCACCGCCTGGAAGGATCGCATGAAACCGGCGGGCTTCCGGGATTGTTCCTGTATAAGTCTGTGATTTTGGTCTTTGGTGTCCTGATGCTGCTGCAGGGGCTGTCTTTGGCAGCGCGCAGTGTTCTGGTCCTGACCGGTCACAAAGAATTTGAAATCAAAGAAGAAGAGCACGAGGGCGTCTGA
- the parC gene encoding DNA topoisomerase IV subunit A, with protein sequence MSTKTFDPASAGQIRETRLADALSERYLAYAMSTIMSRSLPDVRDGLKPVHRRLLYAMRQLKLNPEQGFKKCARVVGDVIGKYHPHGDQSVYDALVRLAQDFAVRYPLVDGQGNFGNIDGDNAAAMRYTEARMTAVAAALMDGLDEDAVDFRPTYDGEEKEPVVMPAAFPNLLANGASGIAVGMATNIPPHNAGELCTALIKLIDDPETSIAQLVRCVPGPDFPTGGVLVEPRENILEAYATGRGSFRLRAKWEVEKLSHGLYQVVITEIPYQVQKAKLVERIADLMVAKKLPLLNDVRDESTDIIRLVLEPRTRAVEPEHLMEMLFKNTELEIRFGLNMNVLDGDNTPRVMNLREVLRAFLAHRQDVLIRRSNHRLAKINHRLEVLEGYLVAYLNLDEVIRIIRYEDEPKNALMKAFDLTEVQADAILNMRLRSLRKLEEMEIKNEHAKLTEEKQGLEALLASESLRWEKIRDEIEVMRENFGKKTAIGKRRTEIGDAPEEIEVPLEALIEREPITVICSKMGWVRALKGHVADISDLKFKDGDEHRFALKAFTTDKLLILSTAGRCYTMSCDKLPGGRGHGEPIRLSIDLPQEHDIVSMVVHKEGRNLLVASSGGRGFLVAEKEVVAQTKNGKQVLNLGTGEVAKIFLPVEQDHVAVLGDNRKLLIYPVSEIPEMTRGRGVILQKYRQGGLSDLILFNLEEGLSWTMGGSEGRTRTVTELAEWIGKRAGAGRLPPNGFPRSNKFE encoded by the coding sequence ATGAGCACCAAGACTTTCGATCCGGCCAGTGCCGGACAAATCCGGGAAACCCGGCTTGCAGACGCGCTGAGCGAACGATATCTCGCCTATGCGATGTCGACAATCATGTCGCGTTCCCTGCCTGATGTGCGTGATGGCCTCAAGCCAGTGCATCGTCGTCTTCTTTACGCCATGCGTCAGCTTAAACTGAACCCGGAACAGGGGTTCAAGAAATGTGCGCGTGTTGTCGGTGACGTGATCGGTAAATATCACCCGCATGGTGATCAGTCGGTCTATGACGCGCTGGTACGTCTGGCACAGGATTTTGCGGTTCGTTATCCGCTTGTTGATGGTCAGGGCAACTTCGGCAACATTGACGGCGATAATGCTGCGGCAATGCGTTACACCGAGGCCCGCATGACAGCGGTTGCCGCGGCGTTGATGGATGGCCTTGACGAAGATGCTGTTGATTTTCGACCGACCTATGACGGCGAAGAAAAAGAACCGGTTGTGATGCCGGCTGCTTTCCCGAACCTTTTGGCCAATGGGGCCTCGGGCATTGCCGTGGGTATGGCGACGAACATTCCGCCGCACAATGCCGGCGAGCTTTGCACGGCCCTGATCAAGCTGATTGATGATCCGGAAACCTCGATTGCGCAGCTTGTGCGTTGCGTGCCGGGTCCGGATTTCCCGACCGGTGGTGTTCTGGTCGAGCCGCGTGAAAACATTCTGGAAGCCTATGCGACCGGGCGTGGTTCATTCCGCCTGCGTGCGAAATGGGAAGTCGAGAAGCTTAGCCACGGTCTTTATCAGGTGGTGATTACCGAAATTCCCTATCAGGTTCAGAAAGCCAAGCTGGTTGAACGGATCGCCGATCTGATGGTGGCAAAGAAATTGCCGCTTTTGAACGATGTGCGCGATGAGTCGACCGATATCATTCGTCTGGTTCTGGAGCCGCGTACCCGTGCGGTTGAGCCGGAACACCTGATGGAAATGCTGTTCAAGAATACCGAGCTGGAAATCCGGTTTGGCTTGAACATGAACGTTCTGGACGGCGACAACACGCCACGTGTGATGAACCTGCGCGAAGTTCTGCGCGCATTCCTGGCGCATCGTCAGGATGTTCTGATCCGTCGTTCCAACCATCGCTTGGCCAAGATCAATCATCGTCTTGAGGTGTTGGAAGGCTATCTTGTTGCCTATCTGAACCTTGATGAAGTGATCCGGATCATCCGTTATGAGGATGAGCCGAAAAACGCCCTGATGAAGGCGTTTGACCTGACCGAAGTGCAGGCCGATGCGATCCTTAACATGCGTCTGCGGTCTTTGCGCAAGCTCGAAGAGATGGAAATCAAGAACGAGCATGCCAAACTGACCGAGGAAAAGCAGGGCCTTGAAGCACTTCTGGCCAGCGAAAGCCTGCGTTGGGAGAAAATCCGCGACGAGATTGAAGTGATGCGTGAAAACTTTGGCAAGAAAACTGCCATTGGCAAGCGCCGCACCGAGATTGGCGATGCACCGGAAGAAATCGAAGTTCCGCTGGAAGCATTGATCGAACGTGAACCGATTACGGTGATCTGTTCGAAAATGGGCTGGGTGCGTGCGCTTAAGGGTCATGTTGCGGATATCAGCGACCTGAAGTTCAAGGATGGTGACGAGCATCGCTTTGCGCTTAAGGCATTCACCACCGACAAGCTTCTGATCCTGTCGACGGCCGGGCGTTGCTACACCATGTCGTGTGACAAACTGCCGGGCGGGCGTGGTCATGGGGAGCCGATCCGTCTGTCCATCGACCTGCCGCAGGAACATGACATTGTTTCGATGGTGGTGCACAAGGAAGGCCGTAACCTTCTGGTGGCAAGTTCCGGTGGACGTGGCTTCCTGGTGGCCGAGAAAGAAGTGGTTGCGCAGACCAAAAACGGCAAACAGGTGCTTAACCTTGGAACTGGTGAAGTTGCCAAGATCTTCCTGCCGGTTGAGCAAGACCATGTTGCCGTTCTGGGCGATAATCGCAAATTGCTGATTTATCCGGTTTCGGAAATTCCGGAAATGACGCGTGGCCGCGGTGTGATCCTGCAGAAATATCGCCAAGGCGGGCTTTCCGACCTTATCTTGTTTAACCTTGAAGAAGGTCTTAGCTGGACGATGGGTGGCAGCGAAGGTCGTACCCGGACTGTGACCGAATTGGCCGAATGGATTGGCAAACGGGCGGGGGCAGGGCGCCTGCCGCCAAATGGCTTCCCGCGGTCCAACAAGTTTGAATAA
- the recO gene encoding DNA repair protein RecO, protein MDWRDDGIVLSTRKLGENSVRLSVLTRDYGRHAGLVRGATSKSMRGTLEPGNEIRVGWSARLAEHLGQFRCELTGAHAADLLLHAGPLMAMSSACAMLDATLPEREAHPDLYCGTVALISALKSEQWLPAYIRWEVGLLEELGYGLALDRCAATNEAENLAFVSPKSGRAVGEASGQAYRDRMLPLPAFLASGRASQSRKEMSLSEQLRDGLKLTGFFIHRDIFEAKGIKPVAARDRLVSHVWRTDIGAEK, encoded by the coding sequence ATGGATTGGCGGGATGACGGTATCGTTCTTTCGACACGCAAGCTGGGTGAAAATTCAGTCCGTCTTTCTGTCCTGACCCGTGATTATGGCCGCCATGCCGGTCTGGTACGCGGCGCGACCAGCAAATCCATGCGTGGCACCCTTGAACCCGGTAATGAAATCCGGGTGGGATGGTCCGCCCGGTTGGCCGAGCATCTTGGGCAATTTCGCTGTGAATTGACCGGGGCGCATGCCGCAGACCTTTTGTTGCATGCTGGCCCCTTGATGGCGATGAGTTCGGCCTGTGCGATGCTTGATGCAACACTTCCGGAACGCGAGGCCCATCCGGATCTGTATTGCGGGACCGTCGCGTTGATTTCGGCACTCAAGTCCGAGCAATGGTTGCCTGCCTATATCCGTTGGGAAGTCGGGTTACTGGAAGAGCTTGGTTATGGCTTGGCACTGGATCGATGTGCCGCGACCAACGAGGCCGAAAACCTTGCCTTTGTATCCCCCAAAAGCGGCCGTGCGGTTGGCGAGGCATCAGGGCAGGCGTATCGTGACCGGATGTTGCCATTGCCAGCCTTTCTTGCTTCTGGTCGGGCGTCTCAATCGCGCAAGGAAATGTCTTTATCAGAACAGTTGCGCGATGGTCTGAAACTGACCGGCTTTTTCATCCATCGTGATATTTTCGAGGCAAAAGGCATCAAACCTGTTGCCGCGCGCGACCGTCTTGTCAGCCATGTCTGGCGCACGGATATCGGAGCAGAAAAATAA
- the era gene encoding GTPase Era → MNEVPTPVAEDRLPYQQRCGFVALVGAPNAGKSTLLNQLVGTKVSIVSPKVQTTRTRVRGIVMTEDAQIVFIDTPGIFAPKRRLDRAMVKAAWNGADDADLVVLVIDAGSGITDEDLAIIKTLKEQNRKAILALNKVDKVSDKEKLLRLSQDLFAHEVFTDVFMISAKKGAGTQDLVNFLAAKMPDGPWMFPEDDVSDMPLRLLAAEITREKLYYQLQQELPYSATVETELWEERKDGSVKLEQTIFVEREGQKAIILGKGGKRIKALGSDARKELEAIFERRVHLFLFVKVRENWGDDPNRFAMWGLDHNA, encoded by the coding sequence ATGAATGAGGTTCCCACACCGGTGGCCGAAGACAGATTACCTTATCAGCAACGTTGTGGCTTTGTGGCCCTCGTTGGTGCGCCGAATGCTGGCAAATCGACACTTTTGAACCAGTTGGTTGGCACGAAAGTGTCCATCGTCTCGCCGAAGGTCCAGACGACACGAACGCGCGTGCGCGGTATTGTCATGACCGAAGACGCGCAGATTGTTTTCATTGATACGCCGGGCATCTTTGCGCCCAAACGCCGTCTTGACCGCGCGATGGTCAAGGCCGCCTGGAATGGTGCGGATGACGCGGACCTTGTTGTTCTGGTGATTGATGCCGGAAGCGGCATCACGGACGAGGACCTGGCCATCATCAAGACGCTTAAGGAACAGAACCGCAAGGCGATCCTGGCGTTGAACAAGGTCGACAAGGTGTCGGACAAGGAAAAGCTTCTGCGTTTGTCGCAGGACCTGTTTGCCCACGAAGTCTTTACCGACGTCTTTATGATTTCGGCCAAGAAGGGTGCGGGTACGCAGGATCTGGTGAATTTCCTTGCCGCCAAGATGCCGGACGGTCCGTGGATGTTCCCGGAAGACGATGTTTCGGATATGCCGCTGCGACTGCTTGCGGCTGAAATTACCCGTGAAAAGCTTTATTACCAGCTTCAGCAGGAACTTCCTTATTCGGCAACGGTAGAGACCGAGCTTTGGGAAGAGCGCAAAGATGGATCGGTCAAGCTTGAACAGACCATCTTTGTCGAGCGTGAGGGCCAGAAGGCGATCATCCTTGGCAAGGGCGGTAAACGTATCAAGGCGCTTGGCAGCGATGCGCGCAAGGAGCTTGAAGCCATTTTCGAACGCCGGGTACATTTGTTCCTGTTTGTGAAGGTGCGTGAAAACTGGGGAGATGATCCCAACCGCTTTGCCATGTGGGGGCTTGATCACAACGCCTGA
- the rnc gene encoding ribonuclease III: MSDGLPVIAEIDHGFSNPDLLRVALTHRSAAKGKDMLSGGNERLEFLGDRVLGLVVAEMLYTRFGREREGAMAKRFVALVRRETLARVAEQIKLGEHIQMAKGERAAGADTNPAILSDCMEAVIAALYLDGGLEPARRFIEKLWTPLLDEANKPPQDAKTQLQEWLQGRGKPLPKYEMVGREGPAHAPLFTIELTTGDGDSVSAEGKSKREAEQLAAKLMLDKLSDE; encoded by the coding sequence ATGAGCGACGGCCTGCCAGTGATCGCCGAGATTGATCACGGTTTTTCCAATCCCGATCTTTTGCGTGTGGCACTGACCCATCGCAGTGCCGCCAAGGGCAAGGATATGCTAAGCGGCGGCAACGAGCGCCTTGAGTTTCTTGGCGATCGTGTGCTGGGCCTTGTCGTGGCGGAAATGCTTTATACCCGGTTCGGGCGCGAGCGCGAAGGTGCCATGGCCAAACGGTTTGTCGCACTGGTGCGCCGCGAGACTTTGGCGCGCGTGGCAGAACAGATCAAACTGGGTGAACACATCCAGATGGCCAAGGGTGAACGCGCAGCAGGGGCCGATACCAATCCGGCGATTTTATCTGATTGCATGGAGGCGGTGATTGCCGCACTCTATCTTGATGGTGGTCTTGAACCGGCACGGCGTTTTATTGAAAAGCTGTGGACACCGCTTTTGGATGAAGCCAACAAGCCGCCGCAGGATGCCAAAACGCAATTGCAGGAATGGCTGCAAGGGCGGGGCAAGCCGTTACCGAAATACGAGATGGTCGGGCGTGAAGGCCCGGCCCACGCGCCGTTATTTACCATCGAACTGACGACCGGCGACGGTGACAGTGTCAGTGCCGAAGGCAAATCGAAACGCGAAGCGGAACAACTCGCCGCAAAATTGATGTTGGATAAACTTAGTGATGAATGA
- the lepB gene encoding signal peptidase I: MHKKKTGGLLDTLKTVFWAIVIALMVRTFAFEPFNIPSGSMIPTLLVGDYLFVSKFSYGYSKHSMPFSLPIIPGRVFESEPERGDVVVFKLPSDTSQDYIKRVIGLPGDTVQVKEGRLYINNKMIERERIEDYILTDGGGRSAAVPQYIETLPNGRVHRILEMFGDQGPSDNTEAFTVPEGHFFMMGDNRDNSADSRAFPSRFRFVPIENLVGRAEFLFYSKDSSQPVYDLGSIRFDRLFQGVN; the protein is encoded by the coding sequence GTGCATAAGAAGAAAACGGGTGGTTTGCTCGACACCTTGAAGACCGTTTTCTGGGCCATTGTCATTGCACTTATGGTTCGGACCTTTGCTTTCGAACCGTTCAATATTCCGTCTGGCTCGATGATCCCGACCTTGCTGGTGGGGGATTACCTGTTTGTGTCGAAATTCTCTTATGGGTATTCGAAGCACAGCATGCCGTTCAGCCTGCCGATCATTCCGGGCCGTGTGTTTGAAAGCGAGCCGGAACGTGGCGATGTGGTTGTCTTCAAACTGCCGTCTGATACCTCGCAGGATTACATCAAGCGTGTGATCGGCCTGCCGGGCGATACGGTTCAGGTCAAGGAAGGCCGCCTTTACATCAACAACAAGATGATCGAGCGCGAGCGCATCGAGGATTACATCCTGACCGATGGTGGCGGGCGATCAGCCGCAGTGCCGCAATATATCGAAACCCTGCCCAATGGCCGCGTGCATCGCATTCTCGAGATGTTTGGCGATCAGGGACCGAGCGACAACACCGAAGCTTTCACCGTTCCCGAAGGTCATTTCTTCATGATGGGTGATAACCGCGACAATTCGGCAGACAGCCGTGCCTTCCCGTCGCGCTTCCGGTTTGTCCCGATTGAAAACCTGGTTGGTCGTGCTGAATTCCTGTTCTATTCCAAGGACAGCTCCCAGCCGGTTTATGACCTTGGCAGCATCCGCTTTGATCGCCTGTTCCAGGGGGTTAACTGA
- the acpS gene encoding holo-ACP synthase, translating into MIIGIGTDLCDIRRIEATLERHGERFMKRVFTDIEIARAKRKPHRTASSLAMAFAAKEACSKALGTGFRRGVYHNTMGVVHQPSGKPDMVLIEGAQARLEELTPDGKTASVYVTLTDEYPMANAVVVISAD; encoded by the coding sequence ATGATCATTGGGATTGGCACAGATTTATGCGATATCCGTCGGATAGAGGCTACTCTTGAACGCCATGGTGAGCGTTTCATGAAGCGTGTCTTTACCGATATCGAGATTGCGCGTGCCAAACGCAAGCCGCACCGGACTGCTTCGTCGCTGGCCATGGCGTTTGCCGCCAAGGAAGCCTGTTCAAAGGCGCTTGGGACCGGTTTTCGTCGCGGTGTTTATCATAACACCATGGGTGTGGTACATCAGCCCAGCGGCAAGCCCGATATGGTTTTGATTGAAGGTGCGCAAGCACGACTTGAAGAATTGACCCCGGATGGGAAAACTGCCTCTGTGTATGTGACCCTGACGGACGAATATCCGATGGCCAATGCGGTCGTTGTGATTTCGGCAGATTGA
- a CDS encoding pyridoxine 5'-phosphate synthase: MNAKLRLGVNIDHVATIRNARGGDLPDPVRAAALAKAAGADGITAHLREDRRHIRDADMQRLREEVDLPLNFEMAATDEMLAIAIQTKPHAVCLVPEKREERTTEGGLDVAGGHNHLKRFVSDLGDAGIRVSLFIEASEAQLDAAKSLGAPVVEIHTGAYCDAKTDEERARELDRIRHAVQYGAGIGLEIHAGHGLNFETVKPIAAMPEIAELNIGHFLIGEAVFVGLEAAIAEMRRLMDEARTQAGYA, translated from the coding sequence ATGAATGCGAAGCTGCGCCTCGGGGTCAATATTGACCATGTTGCGACCATTCGAAACGCCCGCGGCGGCGATTTGCCCGATCCGGTGCGGGCAGCCGCCCTTGCAAAGGCGGCCGGTGCGGATGGTATCACGGCACATTTGCGCGAAGACCGTCGCCATATCCGTGATGCGGATATGCAGCGCCTGCGCGAAGAAGTTGATTTGCCGCTTAATTTCGAGATGGCGGCAACCGATGAAATGCTGGCCATCGCAATTCAGACCAAGCCGCATGCGGTGTGCCTGGTGCCGGAAAAACGCGAAGAACGCACGACCGAAGGCGGACTGGATGTTGCCGGTGGGCATAATCATCTTAAACGGTTTGTCTCGGACCTTGGTGATGCCGGCATTCGCGTTTCATTGTTTATCGAGGCATCCGAAGCACAGCTTGATGCCGCCAAAAGCCTTGGTGCGCCCGTGGTGGAGATCCATACCGGGGCCTATTGCGATGCGAAGACCGACGAAGAACGCGCCCGTGAACTGGACCGTATCCGCCATGCTGTGCAATATGGGGCAGGGATCGGACTTGAAATTCATGCCGGTCACGGTTTGAATTTTGAAACCGTCAAGCCGATTGCCGCCATGCCGGAAATTGCCGAGCTTAATATCGGGCATTTCCTGATTGGTGAGGCGGTGTTTGTCGGGCTTGAAGCGGCGATTGCCGAAATGCGCCGTTTGATGGATGAAGCACGCACGCAGGCAGGTTATGCGTAA
- a CDS encoding DUF2062 domain-containing protein → MVWPRGGWRRSSQYFAHRVARLPGSPYSIASGFAIGAAVSFTPFIGFHFVISTLLSLLTRSNVVASLLGTVVGNPWTFPFIWLWLYTCGNWILGAHSASSTVHFDMAVLWEFVVLGLNYVGGGLIFGNWDVSDQQALGQLWASIVDIIWPMVVGCIPTTIVIWMLFYFPIRRAVVIYRHNRILRRMKKTERHGLGPMLESAKEKIGTAAKHATKKQDETS, encoded by the coding sequence GTGGTATGGCCGCGCGGCGGATGGCGTCGTTCGTCACAGTATTTTGCCCATCGCGTCGCCCGTTTGCCCGGGTCGCCCTATAGCATCGCATCGGGTTTTGCGATCGGGGCGGCGGTGTCTTTCACGCCGTTTATCGGGTTCCACTTTGTCATCTCGACACTGCTGAGCCTTTTAACGCGCAGTAACGTGGTGGCGTCGCTTTTGGGCACAGTGGTTGGCAATCCCTGGACGTTTCCGTTTATCTGGTTGTGGCTTTATACCTGTGGTAACTGGATCCTTGGCGCGCATTCGGCAAGTTCGACAGTGCATTTCGATATGGCGGTGCTGTGGGAGTTCGTTGTCCTTGGCCTGAACTATGTCGGTGGCGGGCTTATTTTCGGCAATTGGGATGTCAGCGATCAGCAGGCACTGGGGCAACTTTGGGCCAGCATTGTTGATATCATCTGGCCGATGGTGGTTGGCTGCATTCCGACCACGATTGTTATCTGGATGCTGTTTTACTTCCCGATCCGCCGTGCGGTTGTGATTTATCGCCATAACCGCATCTTGCGCCGGATGAAAAAGACCGAGCGCCATGGCCTTGGCCCGATGCTTGAAAGTGCCAAGGAAAAGATCGGAACTGCCGCAAAGCACGCCACCAAAAAGCAGGATGAAACATCATGA